A genomic stretch from Sulfobacillus thermosulfidooxidans includes:
- a CDS encoding FAD:protein FMN transferase — MASPVQWLIDGDTFEGMEQLENDLRILFRTVERRLSRFQENSEAVWLNRNLGQWVSVSDVLYAALAVSHRAWRLTGGLFDPRVIIDLERLGYVGAQIPFGSHAEAQWLERRPRLRQVRLHSPVDFGGIGKSLVVFWGARLITRYFMAINRPLPPMLLNAGGDMQMLGSSVPEPGGWQVGVEHPVASDQMGMVLTFPVAMAVCTSSIRIHQWFHQGRNVHHLINPLTHEPGGEGLLSVTVAHQRPTWAEVWSKALFLQGTTGIADFAHRHRLNAWWFTDDGKVGATQDAWHYITWLHPTFVI, encoded by the coding sequence ATGGCCTCTCCGGTCCAGTGGCTTATCGATGGGGACACCTTCGAGGGCATGGAGCAACTGGAAAATGACTTGCGCATATTATTCCGGACTGTGGAACGCCGACTGTCACGGTTTCAGGAGAACAGTGAAGCCGTTTGGCTAAACCGAAACTTGGGACAATGGGTCAGCGTTTCGGACGTGCTGTATGCGGCCCTAGCGGTGAGTCATCGTGCCTGGCGCCTCACCGGAGGGTTATTTGATCCCCGGGTCATTATAGATCTTGAACGATTAGGATATGTGGGGGCTCAGATCCCCTTTGGGTCCCATGCGGAAGCCCAGTGGCTTGAACGCAGACCTCGATTACGTCAAGTCCGGTTACATTCACCCGTAGATTTTGGAGGCATTGGAAAAAGTTTAGTGGTATTTTGGGGCGCCCGACTCATTACCCGCTATTTTATGGCCATAAATCGACCCCTTCCTCCCATGCTTCTGAATGCGGGCGGCGACATGCAAATGCTAGGATCTTCTGTTCCGGAGCCGGGGGGATGGCAGGTAGGGGTTGAGCATCCGGTCGCGTCCGATCAGATGGGAATGGTCTTAACCTTTCCTGTTGCCATGGCGGTGTGTACCTCGTCCATCCGCATTCACCAGTGGTTCCACCAGGGAAGAAATGTTCACCATCTCATTAATCCCTTGACGCATGAACCCGGTGGGGAGGGCCTTCTCAGCGTCACTGTTGCTCACCAAAGGCCTACCTGGGCTGAAGTGTGGAGCAAGGCTTTGTTTCTACAGGGTACTACAGGAATTGCGGATTTTGCACATAGGCACCGTCTGAATGCCTGGTGGTTTACCGATGACGGCAAAGTTGGCGCCACTCAAGATGCATGGCATTATATAACATGGCTTCATCCAACGTTTGTTATTTAA
- a CDS encoding response regulator transcription factor, protein MKLLVVEDENSLARLMQLELSHAGFSVDVVHNGHDALRYFVEHQYDCILLDVMLPDLSGFEICRRIRLQASIPIIMVTARGQTPDIVAGLELGGDDYIVKPVNFEELTARIRAVTRRNHMLQHDAEKLVMKNLVLVIDEFRAEVAGKPLTLSALEFRLLEHFVRNHKLVQTREVLLEHVWGIDFRGESNMVDVSVGRLRRKLRRAGSDVDIETIRGVGYVLRNG, encoded by the coding sequence GTGAAACTCTTGGTGGTCGAAGATGAAAATTCGCTTGCGCGTTTAATGCAATTAGAACTCAGTCACGCGGGATTTTCGGTCGACGTCGTGCATAATGGTCATGATGCCTTGCGCTATTTTGTGGAACATCAGTATGACTGTATTTTGTTGGATGTGATGCTGCCCGATTTGAGTGGTTTTGAGATTTGCCGGCGTATCCGGCTTCAGGCATCCATTCCCATCATTATGGTGACCGCTCGCGGACAGACTCCGGATATTGTGGCAGGACTCGAACTGGGTGGGGACGATTATATCGTTAAGCCGGTGAATTTCGAAGAATTGACCGCCCGAATTCGCGCGGTGACACGCCGAAACCACATGCTGCAGCATGATGCCGAGAAACTTGTGATGAAGAACCTCGTCTTGGTCATTGATGAATTCCGGGCAGAGGTGGCGGGAAAGCCCTTGACTCTCAGTGCGCTGGAATTTCGTCTGCTAGAGCATTTTGTTCGCAATCACAAATTGGTGCAGACCCGAGAGGTCTTACTGGAACATGTTTGGGGTATCGATTTTCGGGGCGAGAGCAACATGGTTGATGTAAGTGTGGGCCGATTGCGCCGTAAATTACGCCGTGCAGGCAGTGATGTTGACATTGAGACCATTCGAGGTGTGGGCTATGTTTTGCGAAACGGGTAA
- a CDS encoding cupin domain-containing protein has product MANDTSSQDNKYFAQPQNRVVEVLEDFLPQYINIDQLPISIVAEGVGLKGVFGQNLLLSFVYMKPHSVAAIHSHPEEQIGLVLEGEYEFELNGVRKLIGKGDVYIVPPNVPHGAITHDKACLALDIFAPPRSGYREMLENTHKVMTFD; this is encoded by the coding sequence ATGGCCAATGACACATCGTCTCAAGATAATAAATATTTTGCCCAACCACAAAATCGGGTAGTAGAGGTCTTGGAAGATTTTCTACCCCAATACATCAATATTGATCAACTCCCCATTTCCATCGTAGCGGAAGGAGTGGGGCTTAAAGGAGTATTTGGCCAAAATCTTCTGTTGTCTTTTGTCTATATGAAGCCCCATTCGGTGGCCGCTATCCATAGCCATCCGGAAGAGCAAATCGGTCTTGTTTTAGAGGGGGAATACGAATTTGAGCTTAACGGCGTGAGGAAATTGATTGGAAAAGGGGATGTGTATATTGTGCCCCCGAATGTGCCTCATGGAGCCATCACTCACGACAAAGCGTGCCTGGCTCTGGACATTTTTGCCCCGCCGCGCTCGGGTTACCGGGAAATGCTCGAAAACACGCATAAAGTCATGACCTTTGATTAA
- a CDS encoding sensor histidine kinase, with the protein MGLAGRLTVSLIAALLVVFGLLGGSLVLNLSHHLVMQAQEEAQTVARQSAQLASNGGVKGQHLSLNDPGMIAAAEGRSTLYLQVSQGNNIVQRSSDLGRAILPIQPLSPRLLYWAHIPLWGSSAPLMTLPRGRVVLAWAPIWQQGHKIGEIEAAVSLRGTLNAIQTVGQGLLVVGITALVLASLVSALLVYRSYSRVRWLKNAVAQIRSGNDLAQRLNIEGPRDEVYDLAQAFNHMVNQLDESFQRQRLVVAHASHQLRTPIATAIGYANMLRNWGQSEPDLVAEGLEVIHEQLERLHRTIEAILKLAETDEAKDLKTEAIVLKSYLATWVLSQTIPVELDGQPNVTVRFHPDMFAELLNIFGENARRYGGGRPQLRIHWVLDDTTSRVILTLTDNGPGFPADLLPHLFHPFVKHTESPGSGLGLALARTIVERHGGRIFAANSPQGGAQITIVLPQLAS; encoded by the coding sequence ATGGGATTAGCTGGTCGCCTCACCGTCTCTCTTATTGCCGCGTTACTGGTTGTGTTTGGTCTTCTAGGGGGCAGTCTTGTGTTGAATCTCAGCCATCATTTGGTGATGCAGGCGCAGGAGGAAGCACAAACTGTAGCCCGTCAATCGGCCCAGTTAGCGTCAAACGGCGGGGTCAAGGGACAACATCTATCCCTTAATGATCCGGGAATGATTGCTGCGGCTGAAGGTCGGTCCACGCTTTATCTTCAAGTGTCCCAAGGTAACAACATTGTGCAACGTTCCAGCGATCTGGGTAGAGCCATTTTGCCCATTCAACCCTTGTCGCCCCGGTTGCTGTATTGGGCTCATATACCGCTTTGGGGATCGTCAGCTCCTCTAATGACCCTTCCCCGTGGTCGCGTTGTCCTTGCTTGGGCCCCGATTTGGCAACAAGGACACAAAATTGGTGAAATTGAGGCGGCGGTATCACTTCGGGGGACATTAAATGCCATTCAAACCGTGGGACAAGGCTTATTAGTCGTTGGTATCACGGCCTTAGTCTTGGCTTCTTTGGTGAGTGCTTTGTTGGTCTACCGATCCTATTCTCGGGTTCGCTGGCTTAAAAACGCGGTGGCTCAAATTCGATCCGGCAACGATTTGGCCCAGCGCTTGAATATTGAGGGACCACGTGATGAAGTGTATGACCTGGCCCAGGCCTTTAATCACATGGTCAATCAATTAGACGAGAGTTTTCAACGCCAGAGGCTTGTCGTGGCCCACGCCTCTCATCAACTGCGGACACCTATTGCCACAGCCATTGGTTATGCCAATATGTTAAGAAATTGGGGGCAATCCGAACCGGACTTGGTCGCAGAAGGGCTCGAAGTCATTCATGAACAACTCGAACGGCTTCACCGGACTATTGAAGCGATTCTCAAATTGGCTGAAACCGACGAGGCAAAGGACCTAAAAACTGAGGCTATTGTCCTGAAATCCTACCTGGCAACATGGGTTCTGTCACAAACGATCCCGGTAGAATTGGATGGACAACCTAACGTCACGGTGCGTTTTCACCCGGACATGTTCGCCGAACTATTGAATATCTTTGGGGAAAATGCCCGGCGATATGGCGGGGGCCGTCCGCAATTGCGAATTCATTGGGTATTAGACGACACAACCTCTCGTGTTATATTGACGCTAACAGATAACGGACCGGGATTTCCTGCCGATTTGTTGCCGCATCTTTTTCATCCCTTTGTGAAACATACGGAAAGTCCGGGATCGGGTTTGGGTTTGGCGCTGGCCCGAACTATAGTAGAGCGTCATGGAGGACGCATTTTTGCCGCCAACAGTCCGCAAGGCGGGGCTCAAATTACTATTGTCTTACCCCAACTGGCGTCATAA
- a CDS encoding IclR family transcriptional regulator, with translation MAPQQEESRMPSLRALERGLQLLDYLIRVKEARLHKIAEETFLPSSTTHRLLQALERHGYVTETQHGLYKLGMKGFLLTGVRESIRHVLEDLQKKTGETVNLAMLVQDEMEYVERAVSDHALSFVVSVGQRIPLNCSALGKAVLAYQPGLLEHLSLEKRTSHSITDLIELKAELEVARHRGFTLDNEEYFDGVFCVAVPVFDHSGDAIGGVSISGPTVRFSREQAFQFAPLLKASGERISQLLQTHEEGEAKHGQ, from the coding sequence ATGGCACCACAACAAGAAGAATCCCGCATGCCATCACTGCGGGCCTTAGAACGAGGTCTTCAATTATTAGACTACCTCATCCGGGTTAAAGAAGCCCGCTTGCATAAAATTGCGGAAGAGACTTTTTTGCCTTCGTCAACCACGCACCGTTTATTACAAGCTTTAGAACGCCATGGCTACGTGACAGAGACCCAGCATGGACTCTATAAGCTAGGGATGAAAGGATTTTTGTTAACCGGAGTTCGGGAAAGCATTCGCCATGTCTTAGAAGATTTGCAGAAGAAAACGGGAGAAACGGTCAACTTGGCCATGCTCGTGCAAGATGAAATGGAGTATGTGGAGCGTGCGGTCTCTGATCATGCTTTGTCTTTTGTGGTGTCCGTCGGACAGCGCATTCCGCTTAATTGTAGTGCGCTCGGCAAAGCAGTCCTGGCGTATCAACCAGGTCTCCTTGAACATCTGAGCCTTGAGAAAAGAACCTCTCATTCCATTACCGACCTGATTGAATTGAAGGCCGAATTAGAAGTCGCCAGGCACCGCGGCTTTACCCTGGATAACGAGGAATATTTTGATGGGGTGTTTTGTGTGGCAGTGCCGGTGTTTGATCACAGTGGGGACGCCATTGGGGGCGTGTCCATTTCAGGTCCCACGGTGCGCTTTTCCCGCGAACAAGCCTTTCAATTTGCGCCGTTGTTAAAAGCATCGGGAGAACGGATTAGCCAATTACTGCAAACCCACGAGGAAGGAGAAGCCAAACATGGCCAATGA
- a CDS encoding SDR family NAD(P)-dependent oxidoreductase, which translates to MRTLSLRERDDVDLGLHDQVAIVTGGSRGVGQAIVKELLDEGVKVATGSRHPEDFDPDLVDAKNVMSRYLDVTDPASIDAFVTEVTERFGKVDMLVNNAGKAYPGSFATLSDDDWQRDINVKLMAQVRMARRVLPVMPDGGRIINMSAVFGKQPDPRFFASSVNRASCLSFTKTLAKELAPRLIRVNAVNIGFAYSGQWEGKTPEFFAELCEAFDVPLRRFGEPEEVAAVVVFLLSQRASYVTGTIVDVDGGLAKYL; encoded by the coding sequence GTGCGAACATTATCTTTAAGGGAGCGAGATGACGTGGATTTAGGACTGCATGATCAAGTGGCCATTGTCACCGGAGGATCGCGCGGTGTTGGTCAAGCCATTGTGAAAGAACTACTGGATGAAGGGGTGAAGGTTGCAACGGGAAGTCGCCATCCTGAGGATTTTGATCCGGACCTCGTAGATGCCAAGAATGTGATGAGCCGTTATCTGGATGTGACAGATCCCGCTAGCATTGATGCCTTTGTTACCGAAGTGACTGAGCGGTTTGGAAAGGTCGATATGCTCGTCAATAATGCGGGAAAAGCCTATCCCGGCTCTTTTGCTACCTTAAGCGATGACGATTGGCAGCGCGATATCAATGTTAAACTGATGGCGCAGGTGCGGATGGCACGCCGGGTTCTGCCGGTGATGCCAGATGGTGGACGCATTATTAATATGTCAGCCGTCTTTGGCAAGCAGCCGGATCCTCGCTTTTTTGCGTCCAGCGTCAATCGTGCTTCGTGCTTGTCATTCACGAAAACCTTAGCGAAAGAACTCGCGCCTCGTCTTATCCGAGTCAATGCGGTCAATATTGGCTTTGCCTATTCCGGTCAATGGGAGGGGAAAACCCCAGAATTTTTTGCGGAATTATGTGAGGCATTTGATGTTCCCTTAAGACGGTTTGGCGAGCCGGAAGAAGTGGCGGCTGTTGTCGTCTTTCTTCTCTCCCAACGGGCATCTTACGTCACAGGGACCATTGTCGATGTGGACGGGGGACTGGCAAAGTATTTGTAG